A window of the Amycolatopsis solani genome harbors these coding sequences:
- a CDS encoding nuclear transport factor 2 family protein, with the protein MTDSQRNKEVVLGFLRVAFGEKRPEVAFETYVGEDYVQHNPHAPGSAAESARYLAGFVARFPELTLEVRRVVAEDDLVCTHSLMRLTPNARGSAIADVMRVRDGRIVEHWDVVQEVPEATVSGNSMV; encoded by the coding sequence ATGACGGATTCGCAGCGGAACAAGGAAGTGGTCCTCGGGTTCCTCCGGGTGGCGTTCGGGGAGAAGCGCCCGGAGGTGGCGTTCGAGACGTACGTGGGCGAGGACTACGTCCAGCACAACCCGCACGCACCGGGGAGTGCGGCGGAATCGGCCAGGTATCTGGCGGGGTTCGTGGCTCGTTTTCCGGAGTTGACGCTGGAGGTGAGGCGGGTGGTCGCGGAGGACGACCTGGTGTGCACGCACAGCTTGATGAGGTTGACGCCGAACGCGCGGGGCAGCGCGATCGCGGACGTGATGCGGGTGCGGGACGGGCGGATCGTGGAGCACTGGGATGTGGTGCAGGAGGTTCCTGAGGCCACGGTGAGCGGGAATTCGATGGTTTAG
- a CDS encoding class I SAM-dependent methyltransferase, with product MTGIVNTAQAEAWNGYEGEHWATHADRYDAVNSGFNDYLLDQVGPDDRVLDIGCGNGQLTRLAAARARTATGVDLSGPMLATARARAAPVPNVRFEQGDVQVHPFPDGGFDLAVSRFGVMFFADPVAAFANVRRALSPGGRLAFLCMTALAGTDLGRLFGAMAPYLPQPTGPDGSGPTSFADPDRTKAVLTEAGFEDVACTHVEADQVWGHDVPDAAKFIAGWGPVRHHLGLVDTATATQATDALTAALTPFATPDAIRLRGTAWLVTGRRS from the coding sequence ATGACCGGGATCGTCAACACCGCGCAAGCCGAGGCGTGGAACGGCTACGAGGGCGAACATTGGGCAACGCACGCCGACCGCTATGACGCGGTGAACAGCGGCTTCAACGACTACTTGCTCGACCAGGTCGGCCCGGACGACCGGGTGCTCGACATCGGCTGCGGCAACGGCCAGCTGACCCGCCTGGCCGCGGCGCGAGCCCGGACCGCGACCGGGGTGGACCTGTCCGGGCCGATGCTGGCGACCGCGCGAGCCCGGGCGGCGCCGGTGCCGAACGTGAGGTTCGAGCAGGGCGACGTCCAGGTCCACCCGTTCCCCGACGGCGGGTTCGACCTGGCGGTCAGCCGGTTCGGGGTGATGTTCTTCGCCGACCCGGTGGCGGCGTTCGCCAACGTCCGGCGCGCGCTGAGCCCCGGCGGGCGCCTGGCGTTCCTGTGCATGACCGCCCTGGCGGGTACCGACCTCGGCCGGCTGTTCGGCGCGATGGCGCCGTACCTCCCCCAGCCGACGGGCCCGGACGGCAGCGGCCCGACGTCGTTCGCGGACCCGGACCGCACGAAGGCGGTCCTGACCGAAGCCGGCTTCGAAGACGTGGCGTGCACCCACGTCGAGGCGGACCAGGTCTGGGGCCACGACGTCCCGGACGCGGCGAAGTTCATCGCCGGCTGGGGCCCGGTCCGCCACCACCTGGGCCTGGTCGACACCGCGACGGCAACCCAGGCGACCGACGCCCTCACGGCGGCCCTGACGCCGTTCGCGACCCCAGACGCGATCCGCCTGCGCGGCACGGCGTGGCTGGTCACGGGAAGGAGGTCCTGA
- a CDS encoding NAD(P)-dependent oxidoreductase, whose translation MGESKKQVGVLGLGRMGAALAGALLGAGHDVSVWNRSPLKAGPLLDRGARLAATPAEAASADVVVSCLSTYDTQQPVLDAAALRGRTLVNLTSGTPDQARGVAKWAASEGIDYVDGVIMAVPQGIGTPGARILYSGSEPAFAAQRDVLAVLGEPVFLGEDAGLAALYDLALLGVMWSAMGGYLHALALVGSEGVTPGEFTPMALDWLSSVGGFLTGIGAQVASGDYETDVSALDINAAGLGMLVETSRSQGISTEVPAALRALFDRAVASGHGAHAIASVIEEIR comes from the coding sequence ATGGGAGAAAGCAAGAAACAGGTGGGCGTGCTCGGCCTGGGGCGGATGGGCGCCGCCCTCGCCGGCGCGCTGCTGGGGGCGGGACACGACGTCTCGGTGTGGAACCGTTCGCCGCTCAAGGCGGGCCCGCTGCTCGACCGCGGCGCCCGGCTCGCGGCCACGCCGGCCGAGGCGGCTTCGGCGGACGTCGTCGTCAGTTGTCTGTCCACATACGACACCCAGCAGCCGGTCCTCGACGCGGCCGCGTTGCGGGGCCGGACGTTGGTGAACTTGACGTCCGGGACGCCGGACCAGGCCCGCGGCGTCGCGAAGTGGGCGGCGTCGGAGGGCATCGACTACGTGGACGGCGTCATCATGGCGGTGCCGCAGGGCATCGGGACACCGGGCGCGCGGATCCTGTACAGCGGCTCGGAACCCGCGTTCGCGGCGCAGCGGGACGTGCTGGCGGTGCTCGGCGAGCCGGTGTTCCTCGGCGAGGACGCCGGGCTGGCGGCCCTGTACGACCTGGCCCTGCTCGGCGTCATGTGGTCGGCGATGGGCGGCTACCTGCACGCGCTCGCGCTGGTCGGCAGCGAAGGCGTCACGCCGGGGGAGTTCACGCCGATGGCCCTGGACTGGCTGTCGTCGGTCGGCGGGTTCCTGACCGGCATCGGCGCGCAGGTCGCCAGCGGCGACTACGAGACCGACGTGTCCGCTTTGGACATCAACGCGGCCGGGCTCGGCATGCTCGTCGAGACGAGCCGTTCGCAAGGGATCAGCACGGAGGTGCCCGCGGCGTTGCGGGCGTTGTTCGACCGCGCGGTGGCCTCGGGCCACGGCGCGCACGCCATCGCGAGCGTCATCGAGGAGATCCGGTGA
- a CDS encoding NAD(P)H-dependent oxidoreductase, with protein sequence MNVLWVFAHPEPRSLSGALRDDGLRTLRELGHDVRESDLYAMKWNPVVGAADFGAYEQDRLSPDIVAEHEKLRWADAVVVQFPLWWYGLPAILKGWFDRVFVKGFGYGVRGEDGRTLRYGEGRLAGKRAVVVLTAGAREPAMGPRGVNGALADVLFPLHHGTLFYAGMSVLPPVPVFGADRVSGEQFVKARDLLRSRLRALETTEPIPFRTQNSGDYDDDLVLRPDRAPGAEGLAVHLTRAG encoded by the coding sequence ATGAACGTCTTGTGGGTTTTCGCGCATCCCGAGCCGCGCTCGCTGAGCGGGGCCCTCCGCGACGACGGGCTCCGGACGCTGCGGGAGCTCGGGCACGACGTCCGGGAGTCGGACCTCTACGCGATGAAGTGGAACCCGGTGGTCGGCGCCGCCGACTTCGGGGCGTACGAACAAGACCGGCTGAGCCCGGACATCGTTGCCGAGCACGAAAAACTGCGCTGGGCGGACGCCGTCGTCGTGCAGTTCCCGCTGTGGTGGTACGGCTTGCCGGCGATCCTGAAGGGCTGGTTCGACCGCGTTTTCGTGAAGGGCTTCGGGTATGGCGTCCGCGGCGAAGACGGCCGGACGCTGCGCTACGGCGAAGGCCGGCTCGCGGGCAAGCGCGCGGTGGTGGTGCTCACCGCGGGTGCCCGCGAACCGGCCATGGGACCGCGCGGGGTGAACGGCGCGCTCGCCGACGTCCTGTTCCCGCTGCACCACGGGACGCTGTTCTACGCCGGGATGTCCGTGCTGCCGCCGGTGCCGGTCTTCGGCGCCGACCGGGTGTCCGGCGAGCAGTTCGTGAAAGCCCGCGACCTACTGCGAAGCCGCCTCCGCGCACTCGAAACGACGGAACCGATCCCGTTCCGCACCCAGAACAGCGGCGACTACGACGACGATCTCGTCCTGCGGCCCGACCGCGCGCCGGGCGCGGAAGGGCTCGCCGTCCACCTCACGCGGGCAGGGTGA
- a CDS encoding transglutaminase-like domain-containing protein — protein MDDFYVSQSRFSDPGAQASWLDATPRDVAALRDAAFQLVFHYWAHGDITQHGFPASRREEITLRYASDMFARLRELDPAPPGGPRPPLHRIVGCCRDYTLLFVSMARHHGIPARVRVGFAGYLMRGWFIDHVVAEVHDGSGWRLVEPGFDEPGGFDLLDVPRDHFLTGADAWTAARAGDLDPARLVVSPDLDAPFLRGLPYARHNLVLDLAALNKHEMLQWDLWGELDTAAALDPAALARADELVELMAGADVDQLRVAFEADDVRVPPVIRSLTPPAQLPVEVVLR, from the coding sequence ATGGACGACTTCTACGTCAGCCAAAGCCGCTTCTCCGACCCGGGCGCGCAGGCGTCCTGGCTCGACGCGACACCCCGCGACGTCGCGGCTTTGCGCGACGCGGCCTTCCAGCTCGTGTTCCACTACTGGGCCCACGGCGACATCACGCAGCACGGCTTTCCCGCTTCGCGCCGCGAAGAGATCACCCTGCGCTACGCGTCGGACATGTTCGCGCGCCTGCGCGAACTCGACCCGGCACCACCCGGTGGACCGCGCCCGCCGTTGCACCGGATCGTCGGCTGCTGCCGCGATTACACCCTCCTATTCGTTTCGATGGCTCGCCACCACGGAATCCCGGCCCGTGTCCGCGTCGGCTTCGCCGGCTACCTGATGCGCGGCTGGTTCATCGACCACGTCGTCGCCGAAGTCCACGACGGCTCCGGCTGGCGCCTCGTCGAACCGGGCTTCGACGAGCCGGGCGGGTTCGACCTCCTCGACGTGCCCCGCGACCACTTCCTGACCGGCGCCGACGCGTGGACGGCCGCCCGCGCGGGCGACCTCGACCCGGCCCGGCTGGTCGTCTCCCCGGACCTGGACGCGCCGTTCCTGCGCGGCCTCCCGTACGCGCGGCACAACCTCGTGCTCGACCTCGCCGCGCTCAACAAGCACGAGATGCTGCAGTGGGACCTCTGGGGCGAGCTCGACACCGCCGCCGCGCTCGACCCGGCGGCCCTCGCCCGCGCCGACGAGCTGGTCGAGCTGATGGCCGGCGCGGACGTCGATCAGCTGCGCGTGGCGTTCGAGGCCGACGACGTCCGGGTGCCGCCGGTGATCCGTTCGCTCACCCCGCCGGCACAGCTCCCGGTCGAGGTCGTGCTTCGCTGA
- a CDS encoding TetR/AcrR family transcriptional regulator, translated as MSPRRAAAQKDGQSLYDLLVEAAEKLIATRGTADLTVREIARTAGVADGVLYNHFSDKEELVARALNRHVRTAETLLGELPVAGEGTLADNLHRHLEYGLGLHRMIVPVFSGLHGNPQILQRFTDIGERPGYWRDRLLAYLREEQALGRIHPESDVDATAVLLVGYCHETVLGTIFPHASRTNPPEPAAVIRTVLNGIAPSHP; from the coding sequence ATGTCACCGAGGAGAGCCGCGGCCCAGAAGGACGGGCAGTCCCTGTACGACCTCCTGGTCGAAGCCGCCGAGAAGCTGATCGCCACCCGCGGCACTGCGGACCTGACCGTGCGCGAAATAGCCCGCACGGCCGGCGTCGCCGACGGCGTGCTGTACAACCACTTCTCCGACAAGGAGGAGCTGGTGGCCAGGGCCCTGAACAGGCACGTTCGCACGGCGGAGACGTTGCTGGGCGAGCTGCCGGTGGCGGGCGAAGGAACACTGGCGGACAACCTCCACCGCCACCTGGAGTACGGCCTCGGCCTCCACCGCATGATCGTCCCGGTGTTCAGCGGCCTCCACGGCAACCCCCAGATCCTCCAGCGCTTCACGGACATCGGCGAGCGCCCCGGCTACTGGCGCGACCGCCTGCTGGCGTACCTGAGGGAAGAGCAAGCCCTGGGCAGGATCCACCCGGAGTCCGATGTGGACGCAACAGCGGTACTGCTGGTGGGCTACTGCCACGAGACGGTCCTGGGCACGATCTTCCCCCACGCAAGCCGAACCAACCCCCCAGAGCCGGCCGCGGTGATCAGAACCGTGCTCAACGGCATAGCACCCAGCCACCCCTAG
- a CDS encoding sensor histidine kinase, which produces MSRARIVDGVIAAGVAVAQLSAGLSADHPPSVPGYAALVAGGLALAARRRAPVAVLVATAGCALAHQAAGFEVPVVAYLFAVYAAVRAGHRVAAVVASVAMLAAVPLVLLASGLHDANQAFTQSRDVLQLAWLIAAGAAGEALRQAERRADEAERTREETARRRADEERLHIARELHDSLTHQISVVKVQAEVAVHLARKRGEDVPESLLAIRDAGREAARELCATLGALRDDDKNPPRGLDDVPDLVRQARTAGLDARLTVEGDGAGVPAAVGRTAYRIVQEALTNVARHAAAATASVRIDHRPGALVIRVDDDGRATVAAAPAPGVGLLGMRERVTALGGRLQAEPRAEGGFRVEAELPVDHPA; this is translated from the coding sequence GTGAGCCGCGCGCGGATCGTGGACGGGGTGATCGCCGCCGGCGTGGCGGTGGCCCAGCTGAGTGCCGGGCTGTCGGCGGACCACCCGCCGTCGGTGCCGGGGTACGCGGCCTTGGTCGCGGGCGGGCTGGCCTTGGCCGCGCGCCGCCGGGCGCCGGTCGCCGTGCTGGTGGCGACCGCGGGGTGCGCGCTGGCCCACCAGGCCGCCGGGTTCGAAGTGCCCGTCGTGGCCTACCTCTTCGCCGTGTACGCGGCGGTCCGGGCGGGACACCGCGTCGCCGCGGTGGTGGCGTCGGTGGCCATGCTCGCCGCGGTCCCGCTCGTGCTCCTGGCTTCGGGCCTGCACGACGCGAACCAGGCCTTCACGCAGTCGCGGGACGTCCTTCAGCTGGCGTGGCTGATCGCGGCCGGCGCGGCGGGGGAGGCACTGCGCCAGGCCGAGCGCCGCGCCGACGAGGCCGAGCGCACCCGCGAGGAGACCGCGCGGCGGCGGGCCGACGAGGAACGCCTGCACATCGCGCGGGAGCTGCACGACTCGCTCACCCACCAGATCTCGGTCGTCAAGGTGCAGGCCGAGGTCGCCGTCCACCTGGCCCGCAAGCGCGGCGAGGACGTGCCCGAGTCCCTGCTGGCCATCCGGGACGCCGGCCGTGAAGCGGCGCGGGAGCTGTGCGCGACCCTCGGGGCGTTGCGCGACGACGACAAGAACCCGCCGCGCGGTCTCGACGACGTCCCGGACCTCGTGCGCCAGGCCCGGACCGCGGGGCTGGACGCGCGGCTGACGGTCGAAGGCGACGGCGCCGGGGTGCCGGCCGCGGTGGGCCGGACCGCCTACCGGATCGTCCAGGAGGCGCTGACCAACGTCGCCCGGCACGCCGCCGCGGCCACCGCGTCGGTCCGGATCGACCACCGGCCCGGCGCGCTCGTCATCCGCGTCGACGACGACGGCCGGGCGACGGTGGCGGCCGCGCCGGCGCCGGGCGTCGGCCTGCTCGGGATGCGTGAACGCGTCACCGCGCTCGGCGGTCGGCTCCAAGCCGAGCCACGCGCCGAAGGCGGCTTTCGCGTCGAAGCCGAACTGCCCGTGGACCACCCGGCATGA
- a CDS encoding flavodoxin family protein — protein MSDRSFLFLVGAARAGGNTEMLARRAAKALPGDVEQRWIRLPEVPLPPFEDRRHGAGSHPEPGENEQLLMDATFAATDIVVVSPVYWYSLAASVKLYLDYWSGWMRLPVEFKPRMRGKSLWGVSVLSETAREAQPLIGTLELCAEYLGMNWGGVLLGNGSRPGDVLLDEDAMAAAPAFFTGADLVTA, from the coding sequence ATGAGCGACCGCAGCTTCCTGTTCCTGGTGGGTGCCGCGCGGGCCGGTGGCAACACGGAAATGCTGGCCCGGCGGGCGGCGAAGGCGCTGCCCGGAGACGTCGAGCAGCGGTGGATCCGGCTGCCGGAGGTGCCGCTGCCGCCGTTCGAGGACCGCCGTCACGGCGCGGGTTCGCACCCGGAGCCGGGCGAGAACGAGCAGCTGCTGATGGACGCGACGTTCGCCGCGACCGACATCGTGGTCGTGTCGCCGGTGTACTGGTACTCGCTCGCGGCGAGCGTGAAGCTCTACCTCGACTACTGGTCCGGCTGGATGCGCCTGCCGGTGGAGTTCAAGCCGCGGATGCGCGGGAAGTCGCTGTGGGGCGTCAGCGTGCTGAGCGAGACCGCACGCGAAGCCCAGCCGCTGATCGGCACGCTGGAACTCTGCGCGGAGTACCTGGGCATGAACTGGGGCGGGGTGCTGCTCGGCAACGGCAGCCGCCCCGGCGACGTCCTGCTGGACGAGGACGCGATGGCGGCCGCACCGGCGTTCTTCACCGGCGCGGACCTGGTCACCGCCTAG
- a CDS encoding SDR family oxidoreductase encodes MKYLGKKAVVTGGTHGMGLAVVRALLDGGAEVLLTGRDVSPLEGKLPGKAHLLSSDAANLTDVAELGAVAASALGELDLVFVNVGFSTLTPYEAATPEVYDRTFDVNTKGAYFTAQRLAPLVRPGGSFVFTTSVAAEAGIAGMGLYSAAKAAVRSFARTYAAELAPRGIRVNVVSPGYTDTPTMGVTGVPAEVLAQFKTTGDEVTPLKRHATSEEVAAAVLFLAFEATFTTGADLPVDGGLGQRLTLPA; translated from the coding sequence GTGAAGTACCTGGGGAAGAAGGCCGTCGTCACCGGCGGCACGCACGGCATGGGCCTGGCGGTGGTGCGCGCGCTGCTCGACGGCGGCGCCGAGGTGCTGCTGACCGGCCGCGACGTCTCGCCGCTGGAGGGGAAGCTGCCGGGCAAGGCGCACCTGCTGTCGTCGGACGCGGCCAACCTCACCGACGTCGCCGAGCTGGGCGCGGTCGCCGCGTCGGCACTCGGCGAGCTGGACCTGGTGTTCGTCAACGTCGGCTTCTCGACGCTGACGCCGTACGAGGCGGCGACGCCCGAGGTCTACGACCGGACCTTCGACGTCAACACCAAGGGCGCGTACTTCACGGCGCAGCGCCTGGCCCCGCTGGTGCGGCCCGGCGGCTCGTTCGTCTTCACGACGTCGGTCGCGGCCGAGGCCGGGATCGCCGGCATGGGCCTGTACTCGGCGGCGAAGGCGGCGGTGCGGTCGTTCGCGCGCACGTACGCGGCCGAGCTGGCGCCGCGCGGGATCCGGGTCAACGTGGTCAGCCCGGGCTACACGGACACGCCGACGATGGGCGTCACCGGCGTACCGGCCGAAGTGCTGGCGCAGTTCAAGACGACGGGCGACGAAGTCACGCCTCTGAAGCGCCACGCGACGTCCGAGGAGGTGGCGGCGGCGGTGCTGTTCCTGGCCTTCGAGGCCACGTTCACCACCGGCGCCGACCTCCCCGTCGACGGCGGTCTCGGCCAGCGCCTCACCCTGCCCGCGTGA
- a CDS encoding DUF6223 family protein, which translates to MNIAVSAYDLTPGRLWSLVGAALGIAGVIVGGLALRRGKGGVGGVVALVAGAVGAVVGGWVVAAAKGGPGTGYGIVGGYAALVIGLVAVAVSGLALARSTRTGDRRTSP; encoded by the coding sequence ATGAACATCGCCGTCAGCGCTTACGACCTGACGCCGGGACGACTGTGGTCCCTGGTGGGTGCCGCGCTGGGTATCGCCGGGGTGATCGTGGGCGGGCTGGCCCTCCGCCGCGGCAAGGGCGGGGTGGGCGGGGTGGTCGCGCTCGTCGCGGGAGCCGTGGGCGCGGTCGTCGGCGGGTGGGTCGTGGCGGCCGCGAAGGGCGGTCCGGGCACCGGCTACGGGATCGTCGGCGGCTACGCGGCGCTGGTGATCGGCCTGGTGGCGGTGGCCGTCAGCGGACTGGCGCTCGCGCGGTCCACTCGAACAGGTGATCGAAGGACATCTCCTTGA
- a CDS encoding MarR family winged helix-turn-helix transcriptional regulator, translating into MTVDEQSWGRMLVLHARIEQDLAKALQRRHGLGLSEYRALGKLVAGPRGGLRMQELADAIGLNQSSVSRMCARLEDAGLTIRDLCEDDRRGVYSVITDAGRKRYAETEPTYCAVLRTALDQAASDPELAGAVAAVRGA; encoded by the coding sequence ATGACCGTCGACGAACAGTCCTGGGGCCGCATGCTCGTGCTGCACGCCCGGATCGAGCAGGACCTCGCCAAAGCACTGCAGCGGCGCCACGGGCTCGGCCTGTCCGAGTACCGCGCGCTCGGCAAGCTGGTCGCCGGGCCGCGCGGCGGGCTGCGGATGCAGGAGCTCGCGGACGCCATCGGGCTCAACCAGAGCTCGGTCAGCCGGATGTGCGCCCGCCTCGAGGACGCCGGCCTGACCATCCGCGACCTGTGCGAGGACGACCGCCGCGGCGTCTACTCGGTGATCACCGACGCCGGCCGCAAGCGCTACGCCGAAACCGAGCCGACGTACTGCGCGGTGCTGCGGACGGCGCTGGACCAGGCCGCGAGCGACCCGGAGCTGGCCGGCGCGGTCGCCGCCGTCCGCGGCGCTTGA
- a CDS encoding GlxA family transcriptional regulator, translated as MPEFAHPNRHHVAVLVRHGMLVMELGIVHRLFGEARSASGEPLYEVVTCTLEPGPVRTDADFTIPVDRGPEVLAEADTVIVPASRVEYEPLARVLTPPLEAALARIPERARIASICTGAFVLAAAGLLDGRPATTHWRSAEELQERFPAVDVDPCVLYTDDGDVLTSAGVAAGIDLVLHMIRRDHGAAVANEVARGTVVSPHREGGQAQFVRRPVPEPRTSSTKEARAWALENLHRPLTLRELAAREAMSTRTFTRRFREEVGISALQWLTQQRVERARQLLEESALPVDRVATEAGFGTAASLRQHFQAALGVSPSAYRTTFRGELAAQAG; from the coding sequence ATGCCCGAATTCGCGCACCCGAACCGCCACCACGTCGCCGTCCTCGTGCGGCACGGGATGCTCGTGATGGAGCTCGGCATCGTCCACCGGCTGTTCGGCGAGGCGCGTTCGGCGTCGGGCGAGCCGCTGTACGAGGTCGTGACCTGCACGCTCGAGCCCGGGCCGGTGCGCACCGATGCGGACTTCACCATCCCGGTCGACCGCGGCCCCGAGGTCCTGGCCGAGGCGGACACGGTGATCGTCCCGGCGTCCCGAGTCGAGTACGAGCCGCTGGCGCGCGTGCTGACCCCGCCGCTCGAAGCCGCGCTCGCCCGCATCCCGGAGCGCGCGCGGATCGCGTCGATCTGCACCGGCGCGTTCGTGCTCGCCGCGGCCGGGCTCCTCGACGGCCGCCCGGCCACCACCCACTGGCGCTCCGCCGAGGAACTGCAGGAGCGCTTCCCGGCGGTCGACGTCGACCCCTGCGTGCTCTACACCGACGACGGCGACGTGCTGACCTCGGCGGGCGTCGCCGCCGGCATCGACCTGGTGCTGCACATGATCCGGCGCGACCACGGCGCCGCCGTGGCCAACGAGGTCGCCCGCGGCACGGTCGTGTCCCCCCACCGCGAGGGCGGCCAGGCCCAGTTCGTCCGCCGCCCGGTACCCGAGCCGCGCACGTCGTCGACGAAGGAAGCGCGAGCCTGGGCCCTGGAGAACCTGCACCGGCCGCTGACCCTGCGCGAGCTGGCGGCCCGCGAGGCGATGAGCACCCGCACGTTCACCCGCCGCTTCCGCGAGGAAGTCGGCATCTCGGCACTGCAGTGGCTGACCCAGCAACGCGTCGAGCGCGCCCGCCAGCTCCTCGAGGAGTCCGCCCTCCCGGTCGACCGCGTCGCCACCGAAGCCGGCTTCGGCACGGCGGCGTCCCTGCGCCAGCACTTCCAAGCGGCCCTCGGGGTGTCGCCGAGCGCCTACCGCACGACGTTCCGCGGCGAACTGGCCGCGCAAGCCGGGTAA
- a CDS encoding winged helix-turn-helix transcriptional regulator — protein MQPRTYRCGLDAAVDVIGGRWKALILWALHAEPLRFGELKRKVAGISEKMLIQALRELEADEVVHREVFHEIPPKVEYSLTELGQRLNTALLPLGDWGEENMTGIAKRRGVTPAPPHTASA, from the coding sequence ATGCAGCCTCGGACCTACCGCTGCGGACTGGACGCGGCGGTCGACGTGATCGGCGGGCGCTGGAAGGCCCTGATCCTGTGGGCGCTGCACGCCGAGCCGCTGCGGTTCGGCGAGCTGAAGCGGAAGGTGGCCGGGATCAGCGAGAAGATGCTCATCCAGGCGCTGCGGGAACTGGAGGCGGACGAGGTGGTGCACCGCGAGGTGTTCCACGAGATCCCGCCGAAGGTCGAGTACTCGCTGACCGAGCTGGGTCAGCGGCTGAACACCGCGTTGCTGCCGCTGGGCGACTGGGGCGAGGAGAACATGACCGGCATCGCGAAGCGCCGCGGCGTCACACCGGCACCCCCGCATACCGCTTCAGCGTGA
- a CDS encoding LysR family transcriptional regulator: MDDVEVRELRYFRAVAEELNFSRAAERLGMAQPPLSRAIRLLERRLGVQLFERTSRHVSLTPAGNVLFVESAKALDAVAAAVRRTRRAVQQLPALVVTAKPGVATDLLRRIAEAHPDPVEIRVSGFGEQADLLRDGQADVAVLGCPGDHDGLDVEVLVSEPRVAALPSGHELARRSVLTCADFAGRATPLWPGSSAAERAYWSGQDVTGGPVTPGPVVRDSAQLLETVALGQAIALLPASVADLRSRHDVVYRPVVDATPYALALAWAATARDLRIARFVRTAIELSEARPRPGAVPAG; encoded by the coding sequence ATGGACGATGTCGAGGTCCGTGAGCTGCGGTATTTCCGCGCGGTCGCCGAGGAGCTGAACTTCTCGCGTGCCGCCGAGCGGCTCGGGATGGCGCAGCCGCCGCTTTCGCGGGCGATCCGGTTGCTGGAGCGGCGGCTCGGCGTGCAGCTCTTCGAACGCACCAGCCGGCACGTGTCGCTGACACCGGCCGGGAACGTCCTGTTCGTCGAGTCCGCGAAGGCGCTGGACGCGGTCGCCGCGGCGGTGCGGCGGACCCGGCGGGCGGTCCAGCAGCTGCCGGCTCTGGTCGTCACCGCGAAACCCGGGGTCGCGACCGATCTGCTCCGGCGGATCGCCGAAGCGCACCCGGATCCGGTGGAGATCCGGGTCAGCGGGTTCGGCGAACAGGCCGACCTGCTGCGCGATGGCCAGGCCGACGTCGCGGTGCTCGGGTGCCCGGGCGACCACGACGGGCTGGACGTCGAGGTGCTCGTCAGCGAGCCGCGGGTCGCCGCGCTGCCCTCGGGGCACGAGCTGGCCCGGCGTTCGGTGCTGACCTGCGCGGACTTCGCCGGGCGGGCCACGCCGCTCTGGCCGGGCTCTTCCGCCGCGGAGCGGGCGTACTGGTCGGGGCAGGACGTCACCGGTGGGCCCGTGACGCCGGGGCCCGTGGTGCGCGACAGCGCCCAGCTGCTGGAGACCGTCGCGCTCGGGCAGGCGATCGCGCTGCTGCCGGCGTCGGTGGCCGACCTGCGGTCGCGCCACGACGTCGTCTACCGGCCGGTGGTGGACGCGACGCCGTACGCGCTCGCACTCGCCTGGGCGGCCACCGCGCGTGACTTGCGGATCGCAAGGTTCGTGCGGACGGCCATCGAGCTCAGCGAAGCACGACCTCGACCGGGAGCTGTGCCGGCGGGGTGA